The proteins below are encoded in one region of Ephemeroptericola cinctiostellae:
- the carB gene encoding carbamoyl-phosphate synthase large subunit: MPKREDLKSILIIGAGPIIIGQACEFDYSGAQACKALKEEGYRVILVNSNPATIMTDPEMADATYIEPITWEVVEKIIEKEKPDAILPTMGGQTALNCALDLHRHGVLDKHNVQLIGASPEAIDKAEDRMKFKDAMTKIGLGSALSGIAHTWEEAQTVHAMIAKTNDNSGYPIVIRPSFTMGGTGGGIAYNKEEFETICKRGIDLSPTNELLIEESLLGWKEYEMEVVRDKADNCIIVCSIENVDPMGVHTGDSITVAPAQTLTDKEYQIMRNASLAVLREIGVDTGGSNVQFSVNPDTGRMIVIEMNPRVSRSSALASKATGFPIAKIAAKLAIGYTLDELQNDITGGQTPASFEPSIDYVVTKIPRFAFEKFPEADAYLTTQMKSVGEVMAIGRTFQESFQKALRGLEVGIDGLNPVTDDKADIIAEIREPKDKRILFVADAFRVGMSVDEVFNHTKIDRWFLVQIEEIIKLEAHVAQGTLVDLSADDMRGLKQKGFSDRRLAQLLKITDQELRAARHALNVRPVYKRVDTCAAEFATDTAYMYSSYDQECEANPTNNKKIMVLGGGPNRIGQGIEFDYCCVHAALALREDGYETIMVNCNPETVSTDYDTSDRLYFEPVTLEDVLEIVAVEQPMGVIVQYGGQTPLKLALDLEAAGVPIIGTSPDSIDLAEDRERFQKLLQDLNLLQPPNRTAREEAEALRLADEIGYPLVVRPSYVLGGRAMEIVHERSDLERYMREAVKVSNDSPVLLDRFLDDAIEADVDCICDATGAVLIGAVMEHIEQAGVHSGDSACSLPPYYLNADTINEIKRQTAEMARALKVVGLMNVQFAIQHKDGADIIYVLEVNPRASRTVPFVSKAIGRPLAKVAARVMAGQTLAQLNATNEIIPPYFSVKEAVFPFNKFPGVDPVLSPEMRSTGEVMGVGTTFGEALYKSQLAASTRLPASGQVFISVKNSDKPAMRKVAAQLVQLGYTICATGGTAEDLQAAGFPVKRVNKVKEGRPHIVDAMKNGEVALVFTTVDETKDAIADSRSIRTTALAQRITYQTTVAGAEAAVEGMKHLHEIKVYDLQGLHASLNQ; the protein is encoded by the coding sequence ATGCCAAAACGTGAAGATCTAAAAAGTATTCTTATCATCGGCGCAGGTCCGATCATCATTGGTCAGGCGTGCGAGTTTGATTATTCAGGTGCACAAGCCTGCAAAGCCTTGAAAGAAGAAGGCTATCGCGTGATTTTGGTCAACTCGAACCCTGCGACGATCATGACCGACCCAGAGATGGCGGATGCGACGTACATCGAGCCGATCACCTGGGAAGTGGTTGAGAAAATCATTGAGAAAGAAAAGCCTGATGCGATTTTGCCGACGATGGGTGGGCAGACGGCATTGAATTGCGCTTTGGATTTGCATCGCCACGGTGTTTTGGATAAACACAATGTGCAGCTCATCGGCGCATCGCCTGAAGCGATTGACAAGGCCGAAGACCGCATGAAGTTTAAAGATGCGATGACCAAAATTGGCCTCGGTTCAGCGTTGTCAGGCATCGCCCACACGTGGGAAGAGGCGCAAACGGTGCACGCGATGATCGCCAAAACCAATGACAATTCGGGCTATCCGATTGTGATCCGTCCATCGTTCACGATGGGTGGTACGGGTGGTGGCATTGCGTACAACAAAGAAGAGTTTGAAACGATTTGCAAGCGCGGCATTGATTTGTCGCCCACCAATGAGTTGTTGATTGAAGAGTCGTTGCTTGGCTGGAAAGAATACGAGATGGAAGTGGTGCGCGATAAGGCGGACAACTGCATCATCGTGTGCTCGATTGAGAACGTAGACCCAATGGGCGTGCACACGGGTGACTCGATCACGGTTGCGCCTGCACAAACATTGACCGATAAAGAATACCAAATCATGCGCAATGCGTCATTGGCGGTGTTGCGTGAGATCGGTGTGGACACGGGTGGCTCGAATGTGCAATTCTCGGTCAACCCTGATACGGGTCGCATGATTGTGATTGAAATGAATCCGCGTGTGTCGCGTTCGTCTGCATTGGCATCGAAAGCAACGGGCTTCCCGATCGCAAAAATTGCTGCAAAATTGGCGATTGGTTACACGTTGGATGAGTTGCAAAATGACATCACAGGCGGTCAAACGCCTGCTTCATTTGAGCCATCGATTGATTACGTGGTCACGAAAATTCCACGTTTTGCTTTTGAAAAATTCCCTGAAGCCGATGCATATTTGACCACGCAAATGAAATCGGTGGGTGAGGTGATGGCGATTGGCCGCACATTCCAAGAGTCTTTCCAAAAGGCTTTACGCGGTTTGGAAGTTGGCATCGATGGTTTGAATCCCGTCACCGATGACAAAGCCGACATCATCGCGGAAATCCGTGAGCCAAAAGACAAGCGCATTTTGTTCGTCGCGGATGCATTCCGCGTGGGCATGAGCGTGGACGAAGTGTTCAATCACACGAAAATTGACCGTTGGTTCTTGGTGCAAATCGAGGAAATCATTAAATTGGAAGCCCATGTGGCTCAAGGCACGTTGGTAGATTTGAGCGCAGATGACATGCGTGGTTTGAAGCAAAAAGGTTTCTCTGATCGTCGTTTGGCTCAATTGCTCAAAATCACCGATCAAGAGCTGCGCGCAGCACGTCATGCGCTCAATGTGCGTCCTGTTTACAAACGTGTGGACACGTGTGCGGCTGAGTTCGCCACTGACACTGCATACATGTATTCAAGCTACGATCAAGAATGCGAAGCGAATCCGACCAATAACAAGAAAATTATGGTTTTGGGCGGTGGTCCGAACCGCATTGGTCAGGGTATTGAGTTTGATTATTGCTGTGTACACGCGGCTTTGGCTTTGCGCGAAGATGGTTATGAAACCATTATGGTCAACTGCAATCCTGAAACCGTATCGACCGATTATGACACTTCAGATCGTTTGTATTTTGAGCCTGTGACTTTAGAAGACGTGCTCGAAATCGTTGCTGTAGAACAACCGATGGGCGTGATTGTGCAGTATGGCGGTCAAACGCCTTTGAAATTGGCTTTGGATTTGGAAGCCGCAGGCGTGCCGATCATTGGCACATCGCCTGATTCGATCGATTTGGCCGAAGACCGTGAGCGTTTCCAAAAATTGTTGCAAGACTTGAATTTGCTCCAGCCACCAAATCGCACAGCACGTGAAGAAGCTGAAGCTTTGCGTTTGGCGGATGAAATTGGCTATCCATTGGTTGTGCGTCCTTCTTATGTGTTGGGTGGTCGTGCGATGGAAATCGTGCATGAGCGTTCTGACCTTGAGCGTTACATGCGTGAGGCGGTTAAAGTATCGAATGATTCACCTGTGTTGCTGGATCGTTTCTTGGATGACGCGATTGAAGCGGACGTGGATTGCATTTGCGATGCCACAGGTGCTGTGTTGATTGGTGCGGTGATGGAGCACATCGAACAAGCGGGCGTTCACTCGGGTGATTCTGCGTGCTCATTGCCACCGTACTATTTGAACGCGGATACGATTAATGAAATCAAACGCCAAACGGCTGAAATGGCGCGTGCATTGAAAGTTGTGGGCTTGATGAATGTGCAATTTGCCATTCAACACAAAGATGGTGCAGACATCATTTATGTGCTCGAAGTCAACCCACGTGCTTCGCGCACGGTGCCGTTTGTATCGAAAGCGATTGGCCGTCCTTTGGCAAAAGTGGCGGCACGCGTGATGGCGGGTCAAACTTTGGCGCAACTCAATGCGACCAACGAAATCATCCCGCCGTATTTCAGTGTCAAAGAAGCGGTGTTCCCATTCAATAAATTTCCAGGTGTTGATCCTGTGCTGAGCCCAGAAATGCGTTCTACGGGTGAGGTCATGGGCGTGGGCACGACGTTTGGCGAAGCTTTGTACAAAAGCCAATTGGCTGCTTCAACACGTTTGCCAGCAAGCGGTCAAGTGTTCATCAGTGTGAAAAACAGCGATAAACCTGCCATGCGCAAAGTGGCGGCACAGTTGGTTCAGCTCGGTTACACCATTTGCGCCACTGGTGGCACGGCAGAAGATTTGCAAGCCGCGGGTTTCCCTGTGAAACGCGTGAATAAGGTCAAAGAAGGTCGCCCGCACATCGTCGATGCGATGAAAAATGGTGAAGTGGCTTTGGTGTTCACGACGGTGGATGAAACGAAAGATGCAATTGCCGATTCACGTTCGATTCGCACAACGGCTTTGGCACAACGCATCACCTATCAAACGACTGTGGCGGGCGCAGAAGCTGCGGTTGAAGGCATGAAGCATTTGCATGAAATCAAAGTGTATGATTTGCAAGGCTTGCACGCCAGTTTGAATCAATGA
- the ptsP gene encoding phosphoenolpyruvate--protein phosphotransferase has translation MTTLQLIAPVTGTLLPVSQVPDPVFAEEMLGTGFAINPIEGVLYAPFDGVVKQLASTGHSITLVSSTGAEVLMHIGVDTVTLNGQGFKPQVALDQSVQAGDPLIHFDLAYLKKSVPSTLVIFVLLNSDEFKWHYDRVAPFNVSTPMPTGVYVGATLDHFPPTAQASAPSANPSTHVEVVAMVKHRNGLHARPAALVQKTAKLFASNIQLHYQSARANAKSTLDILMMSIPEHAHIMVSAEGTDAALAAAAMIDIIEHVDESKQAPDVIHDSSETLPAHTCSPLQDTACQGVVASRGVALGTIMHLRTEWPQFNETFVSVEHELQRLDDALASVKNELMASSHSSALKDIQAAHLSLLEDEVWQNLIRQAIRNQHTAGIAVRQETQTLMDQLERSALALFRERASDLKDLASQILNALAPAHNNPMDDTDWPDDVIVLADDIWPSTLSGHSKNKIRGMVTAKGGTTSHVSILARALSIPFIVALGESILKLKNGQIVIVDAEQGHLIVNPSDAEQAQAKQRMHELTLLKQNALRHAHQPAVTLDGHTIEVAANIAHTQDASEAMNNGADGIGLVRTELMFTDRQTMPNVQEQQAHYQAIVDTMVDKPVIIRTLDIGADKELSYVSMPKEENPSLGLRGVRLGLARTEMLDAQLEALLHVKPTRSCRIMLPMISDVSEVKQVRERLVHIATQLGLTDLPELGVMIEVPSAALLADQLSEHVDFFSVGTNDLTQYVLAMDRCQPELASRLDGLHPAVLRMIQIATQGAAKHNKWVGVCGALAEEPLAIPLLIGLGITELSVGAANVPHIKTQVRRLDLAACQTLVKTCLTLHSAQDVRQNVHAFLASLEGG, from the coding sequence ATGACCACATTACAACTCATTGCCCCAGTCACAGGGACGTTGCTGCCCGTGAGCCAAGTACCCGACCCCGTTTTTGCGGAAGAAATGTTGGGTACGGGTTTTGCCATCAATCCCATTGAGGGGGTGCTGTATGCACCTTTCGATGGGGTTGTGAAACAACTTGCCAGCACAGGGCACTCAATCACACTGGTGTCATCCACGGGCGCAGAGGTGCTCATGCACATCGGCGTGGATACCGTGACCCTGAATGGCCAAGGTTTCAAACCTCAAGTTGCTTTGGATCAGTCGGTGCAAGCGGGGGATCCACTCATCCACTTTGATCTGGCTTATTTAAAGAAATCTGTACCGAGTACATTGGTGATTTTTGTATTGCTCAATTCGGACGAGTTTAAATGGCATTACGACCGTGTCGCCCCTTTCAATGTGAGCACACCCATGCCCACAGGCGTGTATGTTGGTGCAACACTCGATCACTTTCCGCCCACAGCACAAGCATCGGCCCCTTCAGCCAACCCATCAACCCATGTTGAGGTGGTGGCCATGGTCAAACACCGCAATGGCTTACATGCACGCCCGGCAGCCTTGGTGCAAAAAACGGCAAAGCTGTTTGCCTCAAACATTCAACTGCACTACCAAAGTGCGCGAGCCAACGCCAAGAGCACTTTAGACATTCTGATGATGAGCATTCCTGAGCATGCACACATCATGGTGTCGGCTGAAGGCACTGATGCGGCTCTAGCCGCTGCGGCCATGATTGACATCATTGAACACGTTGATGAATCAAAGCAAGCACCCGATGTCATTCATGACTCAAGCGAAACATTGCCAGCACACACCTGCTCTCCTCTACAAGACACGGCATGCCAAGGCGTGGTTGCCTCCCGTGGCGTGGCTTTGGGCACAATCATGCATCTGCGCACAGAATGGCCGCAATTCAATGAAACATTTGTCAGTGTCGAGCATGAATTGCAACGCCTTGATGATGCATTGGCTTCAGTTAAAAACGAATTAATGGCTTCCAGTCATTCGTCTGCGCTCAAAGACATTCAAGCGGCACACCTGAGCCTGTTGGAAGACGAGGTTTGGCAAAACCTCATCCGCCAAGCCATTCGCAATCAACACACAGCAGGCATCGCCGTTCGCCAAGAAACACAAACATTGATGGATCAACTTGAACGATCTGCTTTGGCACTGTTTCGTGAACGTGCAAGCGATTTAAAAGACCTTGCTTCACAGATACTAAACGCCTTGGCACCTGCCCACAACAACCCGATGGATGACACCGATTGGCCTGATGACGTCATTGTTTTGGCGGATGACATCTGGCCATCGACCCTCAGTGGCCATTCAAAAAACAAAATCCGAGGCATGGTCACGGCCAAAGGCGGCACAACCAGTCACGTTTCTATTTTGGCTCGTGCACTGAGTATTCCTTTTATTGTGGCCCTTGGGGAATCAATTTTAAAGTTAAAAAATGGCCAAATAGTGATCGTTGATGCGGAACAAGGTCACTTGATTGTCAACCCCAGCGATGCTGAACAGGCACAAGCCAAACAACGCATGCATGAGCTGACCCTACTCAAACAAAATGCATTACGCCATGCCCACCAACCAGCGGTGACCCTCGATGGACACACCATTGAAGTGGCGGCCAACATTGCTCACACTCAAGATGCCAGCGAAGCCATGAACAATGGTGCGGATGGCATCGGCTTGGTTCGCACCGAGCTGATGTTCACTGACCGTCAAACCATGCCCAACGTGCAAGAACAGCAAGCGCACTACCAAGCCATTGTCGACACGATGGTGGATAAGCCCGTCATCATTCGCACGCTTGACATTGGCGCGGACAAAGAACTCAGTTATGTCTCGATGCCCAAAGAAGAGAACCCCTCTTTGGGTTTACGTGGTGTGCGTTTGGGTTTAGCGCGAACAGAAATGTTGGATGCCCAGCTGGAAGCTTTGCTCCACGTCAAACCCACCCGATCATGCCGCATCATGTTGCCAATGATCAGCGATGTCTCTGAAGTCAAACAGGTGCGAGAACGGCTGGTTCATATTGCCACTCAACTCGGCCTCACAGATTTACCTGAATTGGGCGTCATGATTGAAGTGCCATCAGCCGCATTGCTGGCGGATCAATTGAGTGAACACGTCGATTTTTTCTCGGTTGGCACCAATGATTTGACCCAATACGTTTTGGCCATGGATCGCTGTCAACCTGAGCTGGCCAGCCGCCTGGATGGCCTACATCCTGCTGTTCTGCGGATGATTCAGATTGCCACCCAAGGTGCAGCGAAACACAATAAATGGGTGGGCGTCTGCGGTGCATTGGCTGAAGAACCATTGGCCATCCCCTTATTGATTGGTTTGGGCATCACTGAACTGTCCGTTGGGGCCGCGAATGTGCCCCACATCAAAACGCAGGTCAGACGACTTGACCTTGCCGCGTGCCAAACCTTGGTCAAAACCTGTTTAACACTGCACTCTGCACAAGACGTTCGCCAGAACGTGCATGCCTTTTTGGCCTCACTGGAAGGAGGATAA